The sequence TTCGACTCATTCACCACAGGACTGTAGGTTGGGAGCGGCTGATAATTGGTATCAAAGCCGCCGCCTTGCACCATAAAGCCTGGGATCAAGCGGTGAAAAATACTGCCTTCATAGCTGCCATCATCCACGTAGCGTAAAAAATTGGCTACGGTGGCCGGAGCGGCCGCTTCGTTTAACTCCACCTGCATGGTGCCCATATTGGTGACTAATTCGACCTTGGGGCCGGCCCATGCCGAGGTAGCTGCCAGCAAGCTGGCAGCAAATAACATTACCGATTTCATTATTGAGCTCCAATAAATTGCTGCACGTCACGATCGTTTAGCATGTCTTTGAGCATTAAACTCAATTGTTCGTTAACGGCGTCTTTCACTTTATCTAGCTCTGGGTGCAAGCGACCCGGAAACTCGGCTTGGGCACTGCGACGATACTGCTTAGTAATGGTGCGACCATCACGCTTTAACACCAGTTTCATGCGCAACTGCTGCACCACGTCATAGCTGATGTGACCGCGGATCACGCGGGCCAATACTTCTTCCAATTCCAGCTGGATTTGGGTTGGAGAGCCTTGTTCAATAAAGGCGCCTTGGTTGCTAAAACCTTGGGCGAGGGCTTGCTCCATTTGCACTTTAATGTTGTTACTGGCGCCCACCACTACAGGTGCTTTATTATTTTGCTCAATCTGAATGATGTAGTCATTCTTACGCTTATCTTGGCTGCTTAAGCTGACCGCTTGGCCGCGATATACGCCGCCTTGAGCATCAACGGTGGGCTGCACATCCACGGCAACCGGATAATAGCTGGCACAGGCCGTGAGGCTGAGCGCCAATACGCCGGTCATTAACCATTTAATCGCTTTCATAATGAGTCCTTAACTAGGTTGAATGGCTTTGAGAATAACGAATTTAGGATTAGATGCCACCACAGTCTGGTTGCCAAATAACCGGATCAGTTTGTGATGGTAATCAAGATGGCGATTGCCCACCACCCATAGCTCGCCGCCGGAGCGTAGTACGCGCTTGGCATCCACAAACATTTCCCAGGCAATATGGTCGGTAATGGCCTGCTGCTGGTGAAATGGCGGATTACATAAAATAATATCGATACTGTCGGAAGCCACGCCATCGAGACAGTTATTGACCGAAAAATGCGCACGAGTCAGTGCTTGAGGTAAATTATGCTGCACATTATGGCGGGCACTGGCGATGGCCATGTAAGACTCATCGGTAAAGGTCACCTCGGCTTGTGGGTTTTGTACTAATGCCATTAAACCCAAGACACCATTGCCGCAACCTAAGTCGACAATATGACCGCTTTGCTCTTTCGGCAGATGCTCTAAGAACAGGCGCGCGGCAATATCTAAGCTGCTGCGGGCGAACACGTTGGCGTGGTTATACAGGGTAAAGTCGGTGCCATCTAAGGGCCAGGCTAATGGCTGGGGCAGGGCGGCGGCCTTAAGTTTAGGATCTGGAGTGCAAAATATCAGCCGCGCTTTCTTCCAGGCTAAACTGGTTTTAGTGGGGCCTAAATAGCGCTCAAACAAAGCCAAGGTAGAGCTGCGCACCTCTTTTGCCTTGCCCGCCGCGATGACGCGGGTTTGTGGGCTGACAATTTGGCTCAATTGAGCCAGTTGATATTCGAGCATGGCATTGTTTTTCGGTAATTTAATCAACACCACTTGCGGCGCGTCATCTTCTGAGGGCCAAGACGCCAGGCTAGACAGGGTTTGCCAGGTTTCTGGCAACTGGTTGTCATGGGCGTTTGCGGTGCAGGCCAACTCACTAATGCGCGAGTCGGTCAGGCTATAAGGCTGATAGTTATGCAGTGCCAAGGTTAGGGCACCAAAGCCGTCATTTAAAATCAATACCCGAGTGCTGGCATCCAGCTCAAGGGCGGCGAGCTCGTTGATCAAATATTCATCCGCCGCTTCCCAGGCTTGAAGCTTGTCTTGGGCTTTACGAGGGTAACGGAGTAACGACAGCTCGCCACCCCCAGGGAGGGGAAAATGATGATTCATACAAATTAGGCCCAAAGGAAAAAAATCATTTTAACAGTTAACAGAGGAAAAGCAGCATGCCGCTATTCATCGAGTCCGCCAAAGGGGAAAATATTGAGCCTGCAACCGAGGTAAACACTATCACGCCTGCTGGGTTGCCATTAGCGCACGGGCGGCTATTATGGTGGCCGAATGCCTTTGCTGTAGAAGCGGATACTTGGTTTACCCAGCTCAAAAAAAGCGAAATTTCGTGGCAACAACATACGCTGCGCATGTTTGGGCGTGAGCTTAATGAGCCCAGGCTGTCTTGTTGGATGAGCGAGTTGCCTTATCGCTATTCGGGAAAAACTCGAAAGCCCGTCCCTTGGCATCCTGTGGTGCGAGAGATCTGCCAGCGGGTGAGCGATATTTGCGAGCAGCCCTTTAATGGCGTGCTGCTTAATTGGTATCGTGACGGTCAAGACAGCATGGGCTGGCATGCAGACGATGAGCCTGAGCTAGGTATCAATCCCACGGTTGCGTCGGTGAGCTTAGGTGCTACGCGACGCTTTAAGCTTAGGCATAACTTAAGGCCCGAACTACGGCATGAGTTAAGGCCCGAGCTAAGACCCAAAGCAGACGGTCATAGTGCAGCACCAAGAGAACTGCTATTAAATCATGGTAGTTTGCTGGTGATGGCAGGCGAAATGCAGCATCATTGGCAGCACGCTTTACCGAAAATGGCTGCCTGTTCAACGCCGCGCATCAATTTAACATTTCGCTGGCTGGTAGAATAACTGCCCGCGCCTGAAAATATTTGTCACCTGACTTGAAAGTCGGCGTTGGCCAGTACGGTCTTAACTTGTTGACACTCATCTGGGAGTTAATCATGTCGATACAAGCTCAAATTGAGCAAAAAGTGCAAGCGGCCTTAGCGCCTGAGCACCTAGAAGTGATTAATGAAAGTTATATGCACCGCGTGCTACCCGGCTCAGAAACCCATTTTAAAGTGATCGTCGTCAGCGCGCAGTTTAGCGATAAACGCCTATTGGCTCGCCATCGCATGCTCAACCAACTGCTCGCCGATGAGCTGAATGAAGGCGTACATGCCTTGGCATTGCACACTCTCACTCCCGCCGAATGGCAAGCGCGGGAAGCCGTTCCTCAGAGCCCGCCTTGTCGCGGACAAGGAGGCGTATCGAACTAGCTCAACGTCGCCCTATTGACGAGTACTACCATTAGTGAGTGTCCACTCACCTTGTAAAAGCCAATCATCAGTCCATGCACCGCTTGTAATTATCAGATTTTGTCGCTTGGCCGTATAAGCCGTAACGCTTTATGCAAAGAGACACTAAATGTTGGTAATTGCCATGGCAGCCAGTGTGTGAAAAATGCTAACATTATGCGCCCTTAATTTCGGGCTGGATGTTACCGGACTGTGGTCAGGCTGTTGATGACATGATAGTGGACAGACCGGTAGCGACTCATCAGCATGTTGTCATGTCTGACATGGCAAGTACCTGTCTTCCTCTAACAAGTAGTGCAAGTGAGTATGATTACAATAAAAAAAGGACTGGACCTCCCGATTACCGGGGCACCAGAGCAAGTAATCTACGATGGTCCTGCCATCAAGCGAGTTGCAACGCTGGGTGAAGAGTTTGTGGGCATGCGCCCTACCATGTACGTCAAGGTAGAGGATCGTGTTAAAAAAGGTCAGATTATCTTCGAAGATAAGAAGAATCCTGGCGTTAAATTCACAGCTCCCGCCGCCGGCACCGTGGTTGAAATTAACCGTGGCGCTAAGCGTGTACTGCAATCTGTAGTGATTGCCGTTGATGACAGTGAAGATCAGATTACGTTTTCAAAATATGCTTCAGCAGAACTCGCCACATTAGAACGCGATACCGTTCGCGAACAGCTCGTTGAGTCGGGTATGTGGACAGCACTGCGTACTCGCCCGTTCAGCAAAGTACCCGCTGTGGGCACAGTGCCGAGCTCTATTTTCGTGACCGCCATGGATACCAATCCATTAAGCGCCAATGCTGAACTGATCATCAAAGAAAATGCGCAAGCCTTTACTGATGGTCTATTAGTATTAAGCCGCTTAACTGATGGCCAAGTTAACGTCTGTAAAGGCGAAGGCAATCTACCCCAAGCACAAGCCGCTAGTATCAAAGAGCATGTGTTCACGGGTGTGCACCCTGCCGGCTTACCAGGCACGCACATTCACCATATTGACCCTATCGTACCGGGCAAAGTGGTGTGGGCTATCAACTACCAAGATGTGATTGCCGTTGGCAAATTGTTCACTACAGGTGAGTTGTTTACCGATCGCGTGATTGCCTTGGCAGGCCCCGTGGTGCAAAAGCCTCGCTTGTTGCGTACCCGCATCGGTGCTTCATTAGAAACACTGACCGCAGGCGAGCTGCAAGAAGGTGAAAACCGCGTTATTTCCGGCTCTGTGCTCTACGGTACTGCCGCGAATGGTCCTCATGCTTACTTGGGTCGTTACCATCTGCAGGTGTCAGTCATTGCCGAAGGCCGTGAAAAAGAACTGTTTGGCTGGTTAGCGCCAGGTGCCAACAAGTTCTCCGTCACTCGTGCTTACTTGAGTCACCTGACGAAAGGCAAGCTGTTTGACCTGACCACCACTACTAACGGTTCAGCGCGAGCCATGGTGCCAATCGGTAACTACGAGCGCATTATGCCGCTGGATATTTTACCGACCGTGTTGCTGCGTGATTTATTGTCTAACGACACCGACGGTGCCATCACCTTAGGCTGCTTAGAGTTGGATGAAGAAGATCTGGCGCTCTGTACCTATGTGTGTCCAGGCAAATACGATTATGGACTCGCGCTGCGCAAGTGTCTGACCACAATTGAGCTAGAGGGTTAAGTAATGAGCTTAAAACACACTCTGGAAAAGGTTGAACACCATTTCGAGCCGGGTGGAAAATACGAAAAGTTTTACGCCCTGTATGAAGCGGTCGCCACCGTGCTCTATACCCCAGGTATGGTTACGCGCAACTCCTCTCATGTGCGCGACAGTATCGATCTGAAGCGCATCATGATCATGGTTTGGTTAGCTACCTTCCCAGCCATGTTCTTTGGTATGTATAACTCAGGTGGGCAAACCATTGCAGCCCTGATGAACATGCATAGCCCAGCAGATCTGGCCGGCATTATTGATGGCAACTGGCGTTACAGTCTTGCGCAAACCCTTGGGGCAACCCTAGGTGAAGGCGCAGGCTGGGGCAGCAAGTTGCTGTTGGGCGCCACTTACTTCCTGCCTATTTATGCGACCGTGTTCTTGGTGGGTGGTTTTTGGGAAGTCATTTTTGCCAGTGTGCGCAAGCACGAAGTAAACGAAGGCTTCTTCGTAACTTCTGTGCTGTTCGCCTTGATTGTTCCTGCCACCTTGCCGTTATGGCAAGCAGCCCTAGGTATCACCTTTGGTGTGGTAGTTGCCAAAGAAATCTTTGGCGGCACCGGTAAGAACTTCTTGAACCCAGCATTAGCCGGCCGTGCTTTCCTGTTTTTCGCCTATCCGGCAGAAATTTCAGGTGACACAGTCTGGACTGCCGTAGACGGCTTCTCGGGTGCAACTGCACTGGGTCAGTGGTCTGCAGGGGGTGTTTCGGCCTTGATGGACGTGAACACCAACAGCGCGATTAGCTGGACGCAGGCCTTTATCGGTCATATGCAAGGTTCGATTGGTGAAGTGTCGACGCTGGCTATTTTGCTGGGCGGCGGTTTCATCGTCTATATGGGCTTTGCCTCATGGCGGATAGTGGCGGGCGTGATGCTCGGCATGATTGCCATGTCTGCGCTGTTTAACGTGATCGGCTCCGACACCAACGCCATGTTCAGCATGCCGTGGTATTGGCATCTGGTGGTGGGCGGCTTCGCGTTCGGTATGATGTTTATGGCGACGGATCCGGTATCGGCTTCCTTTACCAATAAAGGTAAATGGTGGTACGGCGCATTGATCGGCGTGATGGTAGTGCTGATCCGTGTGGTTAACCCCGCCTTCCCTGAAGGTATGATGCTGGCTATTTTGTTCGCCAACCTGTTCGCTCCCTTGTTTGACCACGTGGTGGTGCAAGCGAATATCAAACGGAGACTGGCTCGTGGCTAAGAAAGAATCTGTTGGCAGAACATTTACTGTCATTATCGTCTTGTGTTTGGTGTGCTCTGTGGTGGTATCTGGCGCGGCTGTATTGCTCAAGCCTACCCAAGAGCTTAACAAAGCGCTGGACGTGCAAACTAACATAGTTCAAGTCGCCGGCTTTGGCCGTCAAAACGTGGCTGAAAACTATGAGAAATTCATAGATGCTCGGTTGTGGGACATCGAAAAAGGCGAGTTTTCTGATAAGTCGGCTGAAGGTTACGACCAACGCGCCGCTGCTAAAGAAAACGACACCAGTATCAAGCTAGTGCCGAGCGAAGACCCAGGTGGTATTCGTCGTCGTGCTGACTTGGTGCCTGTGTACTTGGCCAAAGACGAAGACGGTAATTTGGACAGTATTATTCTGCCCATTCATGGTCAGGGCCTGTGGTCCACCATGTACGCCTTCGTTGCCGTTGCACCCGATGGCAATACCATTAAAGGCATCACTTACTACGAACAGGGCGAAACCCCAGGTTTGGGTGGTGAAGTGGAAAACCCTAACTGGCGTGAACAGTTTGTGGGTAAGAAGCTGTATGACGAAAATGGTAAGCCCGCGATTAAAATCGTGAAAGGCGGTGCACCTGCCGGTACTCCTTCAAGTGTTGATGGTTTGTCTGGTGCTACCTTAACCTCTAACGGTGTGCAGCATACCTTTGATTTCTGGTTAGGCGACAAGGGCTTTGGTCCTTTCCTGACTAAGGTACAAAAAGGAGAGCTCAACAATGGCTGATAAAGCAGAAGTTAAAAAGGTTCTTTTTGGGCCTATTATCGGCAATAACCCCATTACGCTTCAGGTACTGGGCATCTGCTCGGCCTTGGCGGTCACCTCACAAATGCAAACTGCATTCGTGATGTCCTTGGCGGTCATTGCGGTAACGGCGTTTTCAAACCTGTTTATCTCATTGGTGCGTAATCAGATCCCAAACTCGGTGCGAATTATCGCGCAGATGGCGATTATTGCCTCTTTGGTAATCGTGGTGGATCAGATCCTCAAAGCGTACGCCTATGACATCTCTAAGCAGTTGTCGGTATTCGTTGGTTTGATTATTACCAACTGTATCGTGATGGGTCGTGCCGAAGCTTATGCCATGAAGAGCCCGCCTTTGATGTCGTTTTATGACGGTATCGGTAACGGCATGGGTTATGGCTTGATCTTGCTGATCGTTGCCACCCTTCGTGAGCTGTTTGGCTCTGGTACTTGGTTTGGCATCGAAATCCTGCCGTTGGTTAAGAATGGTGGTTGGTACCAGGCGAACGGTTTAATGCTGTTACCCCCGAGTGCTTTCTTTATTATCGGCGGCATTATCTGGGTACTGCGTACCATGCGTCCCGATCAGGTTGAGGCGAAGGAGTAAGCATGGAACATTTTATTAGTTTGTTTGTTCGTGCCATTTTCATCGAAAACATGGCATTGGCCTTCTTCCTCGGTATGTGTACCTTTTTGGCAGTATCGAAAAAGGTAAAAACCTCGTTTGGTTTGGGCGTAGCGGTAGTCGTGGTGTTGACCTTAGCAGTACCGGTTAACAACTTAGTCTACAACTATGTGCTGAAAGACGGCGCCTTGGTTGATGGCATTGACTTGAGCTTCTTGAACTTCATTACCTTTATCGGTGTTATTGCAGCACTGGTTCAAATCTTGGAAATGTTGTTAGATAAGTTCTTCCCGGCACTCTATAACGCCTTGGGCATCTTCTTACCGTTGATCGCAGTAAACTGCGCCATCTTCGGTGGTGTGTCGTTCATGGTACAGCGCGATTATAACTTTGCCGAGTCCATCGTTTACGGCTTTGGCTCAGGTGTAGGCTGGATGCTGGCAATTGTATTGTTAGCCGGTATACGCGAGAAGATGAAGTATTCAGATGTGCCTGAAGGGCTGCGTGGCTTGGGGATTACCTTTATCTCTGCCGGCCTGATGGCAATTGGCTTCATGTCTTTCTCTGGCATATCCCTGTAATCCGGTGATAGAAAAGGAATAAACGATGGAAATCATTCTAGGCGTGGTCATGTTCACCGTGATTGTGCTGGTCCTAGTAAGCATTATCCTGTTTGCTAAGTCCAAGCTGGTTGCGGAAGGGGATGTGATCATCAGCATCAACGATGATCCCGATAAGGCGATCACCACAGGTGCCGGCGGTAAATTGCTGGGCGCCTTGGCCAACAGCGGTATCTTCGTTTCGTCTGCTTGTGGCGGCGGCGGTACTTGTGGTCAGTGTCGGGTACGCATCTTGGACGGCGGCGGTGAAATACTGCCCACAGAGCTTGATCATATCTCTAAAGGCGAAGCACGCCACGGCGAGCGCTTAGCTTGCCAGGTGAACGTTAAGCAAGATATGAAAATTGAACTGCCGGAAGAAGTGTTTGGCATCAAGAAATGGGATTGCGAAGTGTTGTCTAACGACAGCAAAGCGACTTTCATTAAAGAATTGAAGCTGAAAATCCCGAACGGTGAAAGTGTACCTTTCCGTGCTGGTGGTTATATTCAAATTGAAGCGCCGCCGCATCACGTTAAGTATAAAGATTTTGATGTACCAGAAAAGTACCGTGAAGACTGGGACAAGTTTAAGATCTTCGAACTGGAGTCTAAAGTAGACGAGGAAACTATCCGCGCTTACTCGATGGCTAACTACCCAGAAGAAGAAGGCATGATCCTGTTGAACGTGCGTATTGCCACGCCGCCGCCCCGTAACTGGGACGCGCCTCCGGGCATTATGTCTTCGTACATCTGGTCGCTTAAGGCTGGTGACACTACGACTATTTCGGGTCCTTTTGGTGAGTTCTTCGCTAAAGATACCGATGCAGAAATGGTGTTTGTGGGCGGTGGTGCCGGTATGGCGCCGATGCGTTCGCACATCTTTGACCAGCTCAAGCGCTTGGATTCTAAGCGTAAGATCAGCTTCTGGTACGGTGCACGCTCACGTCGCGAAATGTTCTATGTAGAAGATTTTGATGGCTTGGCAGCAGACCACGATAACTTCCAGTGGCATGTAGCCTTAAGTGACTCTACCCCAGAAGATGAGTGGGACGGTTACACAGGCTTTATCCACAACGTGTTATATGACAACTATCTGAAGGATCACGAAGCGCCGGAAGATTGTGAGTATTACATGTGTGGACCACCGGTGATGAACGCCGCCGTGATTAATATGCTCAAAGACTTGGGCGTAGAAGAAGACAACATTATGTTGGATGACTTTGGCGGTTAAAGCAGGTGGCTAAACTGGCGGTAATTCAGTCGGTTAAAAAGCCGGTTAAGCAGCTGTGAAGCACAGTTGCTTAACCTCTCTTGTTCAAACACAAGATGATGAGATCTAAATGAACTCTTATGTAACTAAATGGCTGGCCCCAATGGGGCTGGCCTTTTTATTGGTCGCCTGCAAGCCGGCCGAACTCACAGTACCCACCGCAAATGCCGAGCAACACCTGACCGGCAATACCATGGGTACTTACTATTCCATTAAAGTGTTGGGCGTCGATAAAGACGAGACTCAGCACTTACAAGCTGGCATCGACCAGCGGCTAGACTTGGTTAACCAACAAATGTCGACCTATTTGGCCGACTCTGAGCTAAGCCGCTTTAATCAGTCGACAAGCTCAGGTCCCTTTGCCGTCTCTGCGGATACCGCCAAAGTAGTCACAGCGGCGCTGCAGTTAGGCCAGCAAACCGAGCAAACACTCGATGTAACCCTGGGGCCACTGGTTAATTTATGGGGCTTTGGCCCAGATGAAAGACCGGTGCAAGTACCGACTCAGCAGCAGTTAGCCGACACTATGATGCACACAGGGTTGCAGCACTTGCGCGTTGCTTACGACCTTGAAGGCCAGTATTTATACAAAGCCATTCCTGAGCTGTACGTAGATTTATCCTCAATTGCCAAAGGCTTTGGCGTGGACGCCGTCTCTGAGTATTTGAGCGAGCAGGGCATAGGTAATCACCTGGTCGAAATTGGCGGCGAAGTGCGGTTAAGCGGTCATAACGGCCATAATAAGCCTTGGGCTATCGCGGTGGAAAAACCTCATAACGATGATGCTCGCAGTGACGAATTAGTGCAGCAAGTGGTGCTGCCGGGTAATAACAGCGTGGCGACCTCGGGGGATTATCGTAACTATTATGAGCTGGATGGCGTGCGCTTATCCCACACCATAGATCCCAGCACCGGTCACCCAATTACCCATAACTTGGCATCCGTGACAGTAATTCATCCCTCCTGTATGATTGCAGACGGACTTGCTACGGCATTAACGGTGATGGGGCCTGAGCGCGCTCTTGCCTTTGCCGAACAACATAAGCTTGCTGTGTATCTGCTGACCAAAACGGACGATGGCTTTCGAGTAGATATGACCAGTGCTTTCAAAAAGTACTTAAGAGGTTGATATGCTGTATTTTCTGATAACCTTTGCGGCGTTTGGTTTGGTCTTTTTCGCCATGGCCATTGGCTATATTTTGCAACGCAAGACCATAGCCGGCTCTTGCGGCGGCTTAGGCAGTGTGGGCATAGACAAAGCCTGTGATTGTGACGACCCGTGCGAAAGCCGCCAGAAGAAAATGGCCAAAGCAGAAGCCAAGCGCCAGATGCTCGAAGAAAATCGAATTATTTAAGGTCTGTGAGGCGTGAAGGGTGAGGCGAGAGGCGTAAACATACGGCGCCAGGCGCTGAACATAAATGTCTCTGTATGTAGGGTCGAATTTATTCGACCGCTTGCTGTTTAATGAGTTGATTCAATGACTTGTTTTCAATAAATAAACGCCTACAAAAAACGCCGCCGGCTAATCGAGGTGGTGTTTTACTCTTCACCCTTTACACCTCACTCCTCACCGCCTGTTAGCCATGCGTAAAATCATTCATGTAGACATGGACTGCTTCTATGCAGCAGTGGAAATGCGTGCTCATCCTGAGTGGCGCGATATTCCCATGGCGGTGGGCGGTAAGCCTGAGCGCCGTGGGGTGATCACCACCTGTAATTATCCTGCCCGTAAGTTTGGTATTCACTCGGCTATGTCTAGCCATCAAGCCCTACAACGCTGCCCGCACTTATTGTTAGTGCCCGGCAATATGGCCAGTTACAAAGCCGTATCAGTACAACTTCGCGAAATATTCCACCGCTACACCGACCTAGTCGAGCCATTATCCCTCGATGAAGCCTATCTGGATGTCTCCGACAGCCCGTGGTTTGCCGGCAGTGCCACGCGCATTGCCGAGCATATTCGCGCCACTATTGATCAAGAATTGCAGCTCACCGCCTCGGCGGGGGTGGCACCCAATAAGTTCTTAGCCAAAATTGCCTCTGACGAAAATAAGCCCGATGGCCTATTTGTATTGCCGCCATCTAAGGTGGCAGATTTTGTGCATCAGTTACCGCTGACCAAGATCCCCGGTGTGGGTGCTAAAACGGCGGAAAAGCTAAATAGCTTAGGTCTTACTCATTGTCATCAATTAGCGGGTTTTGGTGAGGCGGAGCTGGTACGGCGCTTCGGTAAATTTGGCGCTTTGCTATGGCAACGGGGGCAGGGCATAGATGAGCGGGAAGTGCAGCCCCATCGCATTCGAAAGTCGGTAGGCGTAGAAACCACGTTAATAGAAGATATTCAGCGGCCCGAACAAGGCTTATCCGTGCTGGCAGAACTGTGGCCCGAGTTGGTAACACGGCTCAACAATCGTGCCATTAAGAGTTTATGCCTGAAGCTTAAGTTTGCGGATTTTACTCAAACTACCTTGTCGCGGCGCACTCATCTTTTAGATGCAGCATTGGCCGAGCAGTTATGTGTTGAAGTGTGGCAACGAGCACAGGGGCGAAACGTACGCTTAGTGGGCATCAGCGTAGAGTTAGATCATGAACCGCAAGATACGAGCGACGTTGAGCGCCAGCAGCTAAGTTTTGATTGGTGATGAACACAGCGCTAAGTACCACAAAGTATTAGCCATGTAGAGGCCGCTTAAGCTGGCCGGTTTTGCGCAGCAAAACACTCATCATAGAGTAGGCTTTCTATCGACTGACCGTTAACGCTAGTCTTGTTTCTTGGTTACCACAGCCGTGCGGCTGGTGTTATTGCTCTCAAGTCGTTTTTCATTAGTGCTGATGGCTTCTTTGTTAGCCTTAGCGGCATTACTGCTAAGAGACTCGGCATTAGCGGCGCCTAAATAGCCGGCACTTAATGCAAGAAACAGGGCAACTGAGGTGGTTTTCATGTTCGCTCCTTATTTATAAGTGAAATGGTATCAATGCGTTTTTGTGCATGATTCTTTATAGATGAGTTATTACCCTAACAGTTTATTAACGGATAAAAAACTGCTAATTGATAGCTGTTAATCGCTATAAGTCAAGTTTAGGCGCTGGTTTATGCTGATCCTGTGATCGCTGTAGGTCTTATACTTTTTGCCCATATACCGTATCTTGCCCTGAAGTTGAGAGCGAAAATCAAGATACCGTGTGCGTCAGGATGACGGCTGAGAGGCAAATCTTGATGGCTGTAATGTGGCATAAAAAAGCCCCAAGCTGCATACAGCTTGGGGCTTTTTAGATCCAGCGATAGCGCCTACGCCTAGAAGTGAACTTGGCGTTTGGCGCTAATTTTTGCTACAAATTACTTTCTTCTTGCCAGCCAAAGTTGGATTGAGGAGCTTGTTGTTGCTGCCCTTGATTCGCACTTTGGTTCTGGTTCTGGTTCTGGTTTTGATTGAAGCCTTGGTCTGAGTCTTGATTGGAACCATAGCTGTCATTTAAGTTGTTGCTGTTGTTTGAGCTAGCACCCGAATTATGGCTTTGCGGGTTAGTTGAGCGCTGGCTTTCGCCATAGGTGTAATTCAGGTTAGAGCCTGTGGGCTGGCCATTGACCGGCGGCGCTAGCTCTATATTAGAGCGATTGGCGCTGGGACTTTCGATAGCGGGGCGATCACGGCCATCATCTAATGCCGCTTGTACGTCGGCAGGCGTTTCATTACGACGGTCATTTTGAATGCCGGGTGCTAACTTTCGGGTTTCATCCAATATTTCCCGTCCAAAATTAATCACACCGCTAAAAATATTGTCGGCCAAGGCTGGCAGCGCAAACAGCGTGAGCGCTAAACACAGGGGCGCTTTCTTAATCCAGATGCGTGTCATGGCAAAACCTCTGTCTTTTTGATTTGAAATAACTGGCAAACTGTTTGCCATTAATGACCAAAGCATAAGCTAAAAACCGCGACAGATACACCAGCCCGTCATCACCGAAGACGCCGCATGACGCACTTAACTTATGCTCTTTACTGGAGCCGAGCACCCAGTGCCCGGCGCTCGGCTAAATAAAGCCCCTGTGGTGTTTCGCTATTTCTCGCTGCTTCTTGCTGCTACGTACTGCAACAGCATACGTAGTGTAAGTGTTTTCTTACTCGGCGCTTCGGGCCGAGCGCTTGTTTTTG comes from Oceanisphaera profunda and encodes:
- a CDS encoding YajG family lipoprotein, with protein sequence MKAIKWLMTGVLALSLTACASYYPVAVDVQPTVDAQGGVYRGQAVSLSSQDKRKNDYIIQIEQNNKAPVVVGASNNIKVQMEQALAQGFSNQGAFIEQGSPTQIQLELEEVLARVIRGHISYDVVQQLRMKLVLKRDGRTITKQYRRSAQAEFPGRLHPELDKVKDAVNEQLSLMLKDMLNDRDVQQFIGAQ
- a CDS encoding methyltransferase, with translation MNHHFPLPGGGELSLLRYPRKAQDKLQAWEAADEYLINELAALELDASTRVLILNDGFGALTLALHNYQPYSLTDSRISELACTANAHDNQLPETWQTLSSLASWPSEDDAPQVVLIKLPKNNAMLEYQLAQLSQIVSPQTRVIAAGKAKEVRSSTLALFERYLGPTKTSLAWKKARLIFCTPDPKLKAAALPQPLAWPLDGTDFTLYNHANVFARSSLDIAARLFLEHLPKEQSGHIVDLGCGNGVLGLMALVQNPQAEVTFTDESYMAIASARHNVQHNLPQALTRAHFSVNNCLDGVASDSIDIILCNPPFHQQQAITDHIAWEMFVDAKRVLRSGGELWVVGNRHLDYHHKLIRLFGNQTVVASNPKFVILKAIQPS
- a CDS encoding alpha-ketoglutarate-dependent dioxygenase AlkB family protein, translating into MPLFIESAKGENIEPATEVNTITPAGLPLAHGRLLWWPNAFAVEADTWFTQLKKSEISWQQHTLRMFGRELNEPRLSCWMSELPYRYSGKTRKPVPWHPVVREICQRVSDICEQPFNGVLLNWYRDGQDSMGWHADDEPELGINPTVASVSLGATRRFKLRHNLRPELRHELRPELRPKADGHSAAPRELLLNHGSLLVMAGEMQHHWQHALPKMAACSTPRINLTFRWLVE
- a CDS encoding BolA family protein encodes the protein MSIQAQIEQKVQAALAPEHLEVINESYMHRVLPGSETHFKVIVVSAQFSDKRLLARHRMLNQLLADELNEGVHALALHTLTPAEWQAREAVPQSPPCRGQGGVSN
- a CDS encoding Na(+)-translocating NADH-quinone reductase subunit A, which gives rise to MITIKKGLDLPITGAPEQVIYDGPAIKRVATLGEEFVGMRPTMYVKVEDRVKKGQIIFEDKKNPGVKFTAPAAGTVVEINRGAKRVLQSVVIAVDDSEDQITFSKYASAELATLERDTVREQLVESGMWTALRTRPFSKVPAVGTVPSSIFVTAMDTNPLSANAELIIKENAQAFTDGLLVLSRLTDGQVNVCKGEGNLPQAQAASIKEHVFTGVHPAGLPGTHIHHIDPIVPGKVVWAINYQDVIAVGKLFTTGELFTDRVIALAGPVVQKPRLLRTRIGASLETLTAGELQEGENRVISGSVLYGTAANGPHAYLGRYHLQVSVIAEGREKELFGWLAPGANKFSVTRAYLSHLTKGKLFDLTTTTNGSARAMVPIGNYERIMPLDILPTVLLRDLLSNDTDGAITLGCLELDEEDLALCTYVCPGKYDYGLALRKCLTTIELEG
- a CDS encoding NADH:ubiquinone reductase (Na(+)-transporting) subunit B, whose product is MSLKHTLEKVEHHFEPGGKYEKFYALYEAVATVLYTPGMVTRNSSHVRDSIDLKRIMIMVWLATFPAMFFGMYNSGGQTIAALMNMHSPADLAGIIDGNWRYSLAQTLGATLGEGAGWGSKLLLGATYFLPIYATVFLVGGFWEVIFASVRKHEVNEGFFVTSVLFALIVPATLPLWQAALGITFGVVVAKEIFGGTGKNFLNPALAGRAFLFFAYPAEISGDTVWTAVDGFSGATALGQWSAGGVSALMDVNTNSAISWTQAFIGHMQGSIGEVSTLAILLGGGFIVYMGFASWRIVAGVMLGMIAMSALFNVIGSDTNAMFSMPWYWHLVVGGFAFGMMFMATDPVSASFTNKGKWWYGALIGVMVVLIRVVNPAFPEGMMLAILFANLFAPLFDHVVVQANIKRRLARG
- a CDS encoding Na(+)-translocating NADH-quinone reductase subunit C, giving the protein MAKKESVGRTFTVIIVLCLVCSVVVSGAAVLLKPTQELNKALDVQTNIVQVAGFGRQNVAENYEKFIDARLWDIEKGEFSDKSAEGYDQRAAAKENDTSIKLVPSEDPGGIRRRADLVPVYLAKDEDGNLDSIILPIHGQGLWSTMYAFVAVAPDGNTIKGITYYEQGETPGLGGEVENPNWREQFVGKKLYDENGKPAIKIVKGGAPAGTPSSVDGLSGATLTSNGVQHTFDFWLGDKGFGPFLTKVQKGELNNG